One region of Triticum aestivum cultivar Chinese Spring chromosome 6B, IWGSC CS RefSeq v2.1, whole genome shotgun sequence genomic DNA includes:
- the LOC123138390 gene encoding uncharacterized protein: MSTSSGKPLLVVIRRSKLSVGDEGRRICTEFKQAKYPFKWRRYMCARCGMLREEHNTCKSKLSAGDGGKHDTSKSKLPAGDKGEQSADKCKLSAEDEGERSANKSKISAGEEGERFCTEFKQAKYPFKWRKYMCARCGVLRSEHGVSKAKAKVDDDTENIKEEDLPPRKRLILRFKRSQALAAAAAAATSREKENKEGELEEGEINWSPGATIAKGKRAPRRKR; the protein is encoded by the coding sequence ATGTCGACAAGCAGTGGCAAGCCGCTCCTCGTCGTGATCCGCCGGAGCAAGCTCTCCGTAGGAGATGAGGGCCGCCGCATCTGCACAGAGTTCAAGCAGGCCAAGTACCCCTTCAAGTGGAGAAGGTACATGTGCGCTAGGTGTGGGATGCTCCGTGAGGAGCACAACACCTGCAAGAGCAAGCTCTCCGCAGGAGATGGGGGCAAGCACGACACCAGCAAGAGCAAGCTCCCTGCAGGGGATAAGGGTGAGCAATCCGCTGACAAGTGCAAGCTCTCTGCAGAAGATGAAGGTGAGCGCAGCGCCAACAAGAGTAAGATATCTGCAGGAGAGGAGGGCGAGCGTTTCTGCACCGAGTTCAAACAGGCCAAGTACCCCTTCAAGTGGAGAAAGTACATGTGTGCCAGGTGTggggtgctccgtagcgagcacgGCGTTAGCAAGGCCAAGGCCAAAGTTGACGACGACACGGAGAATATCAAGGAGGAGGACCTGCCGCCACGCAAGAGGCTCATTCTCAGGTTCAAACGGTCACaggcccttgctgctgctgctgctgctgccacatccagggagaaggagaacaAGGAGGGGGAGCTAGAGGAAGGGGAGATCAACTGGAGCCCCGGCGCGACGATTGCCAAGGGGAAGAGAGCCCCAAGGAGAAAGCGCTAG
- the LOC123138389 gene encoding N-alpha-acetyltransferase 40 isoform X1, with protein MATAENKRPRSSGGVERPPSRKEILGRKKAIKELIRKAVAVKDHLAQFPDFHKYERSGFSIYLESGHGNQLSVPTRKYIQNLLKANMKGTYGSEWPSEEKIKRREMVAPEARYILICQYADSDIAKCFMKQDSGVECAHVTCRGGRLLGFVHYRFVVELDVPVLYVYELQLESSVQGKGLGKFLMQLIELIACKSQMEAVMLTVQKSNTGAMAFYNNLGYVISSASPSRVDPLVLLYQEIVSTGTRYLYVDSFIFHRLEFIEAMRSCARHLNLKPSANWRKATNARGSTTRLWLHNKLWRDATAHVFVIYLE; from the exons ATGGCGACGGCGGAGAACAAGAGGCCTCGGAGCAGCGGCGGCGTGGAGAGGCCGCCGAGTAGGAAGGAG ATATTGGGGAGGAAGAAGGCCATCAAAGAACTTATAAGGAAAGCTGTAGCTGTGAAGGATCATCTTGCGCAGTTCCCGGATTTTCATAAATACGAGCGAAGTG GTTTTTCGATCTACTTGGAGTCTGGGCATGGCAATCAGCTTTCAGTGCCAACGAGGAAGTACATCCAAAATCTTCTCAAG GCTAACATGAAGGGAACTTATGGATCAGAATGGCCTTCAGAAGAGAAAATTAAGCGCCGGGAAATGGTTGCCCCAGAAGCACGATATATCCTGATCTGCCAATATGCAGACAGTGATATTGCCAAATGTTTCATGAAGCAAGATTCAGGGGTGGAATGTGCACATGTGACATGCCGTGGAGGCCGCTTGCTTGGTTTTGTACACTACAGATTTGTTGTTGAATTGGATGTGCCTGTTCTTTATGTGTATGAGCTACAATTGGAGTCTTCTGTCCAAGGGAAGGGGCTGGGGAAGTTCCTAATGCAGTTGATTGAACTTATAGCTTGCAAG AGCCAAATGGAGGCCGTGATGCTAACAGTTCAAAAATCTAATACAGGTGCTATGGCTTTCTACAACAATTTGGG ATATGTAATATCCAGTGCCTCGCCATCACGAGTGGATCCACTGGTATTACTTTACCAAGAAATAGTCTCCACAGGAACAAGATATTTGTATGTTGACTCCTTCATTTTCCACAGATTGGAATTCATAGAAGCTATGAGATCTTGTGCAAGACATTTGAATCTGAAGCCAAGTGCAAATTGGAG GAAGGCAACTAATGCACGGGGGAGCACAACACGACTTTGGTTGCATAACAAGCTCTGGCGGGATGCGACAGCCCATGTTTTTGTGATTTATTTGGAGTAG
- the LOC123138389 gene encoding N-alpha-acetyltransferase 40 isoform X2, giving the protein MATAENKRPRSSGGVERPPSRKEILGRKKAIKELIRKAVAVKDHLAQFPDFHKYERSGFSIYLESGHGNQLSVPTRKYIQNLLKANMKGTYGSEWPSEEKIKRREMVAPEARYILICQYADSDIAKCFMKQDSGVECAHVTCRGGRLLGFVHYRFVVELDVPVLYVYELQLESSVQGKGLGKFLMQLIELIACKSQMEAVMLTVQKSNTGAMAFYNNLGYVISSASPSRVDPLIGIHRSYEILCKTFESEAKCKLEEGN; this is encoded by the exons ATGGCGACGGCGGAGAACAAGAGGCCTCGGAGCAGCGGCGGCGTGGAGAGGCCGCCGAGTAGGAAGGAG ATATTGGGGAGGAAGAAGGCCATCAAAGAACTTATAAGGAAAGCTGTAGCTGTGAAGGATCATCTTGCGCAGTTCCCGGATTTTCATAAATACGAGCGAAGTG GTTTTTCGATCTACTTGGAGTCTGGGCATGGCAATCAGCTTTCAGTGCCAACGAGGAAGTACATCCAAAATCTTCTCAAG GCTAACATGAAGGGAACTTATGGATCAGAATGGCCTTCAGAAGAGAAAATTAAGCGCCGGGAAATGGTTGCCCCAGAAGCACGATATATCCTGATCTGCCAATATGCAGACAGTGATATTGCCAAATGTTTCATGAAGCAAGATTCAGGGGTGGAATGTGCACATGTGACATGCCGTGGAGGCCGCTTGCTTGGTTTTGTACACTACAGATTTGTTGTTGAATTGGATGTGCCTGTTCTTTATGTGTATGAGCTACAATTGGAGTCTTCTGTCCAAGGGAAGGGGCTGGGGAAGTTCCTAATGCAGTTGATTGAACTTATAGCTTGCAAG AGCCAAATGGAGGCCGTGATGCTAACAGTTCAAAAATCTAATACAGGTGCTATGGCTTTCTACAACAATTTGGG ATATGTAATATCCAGTGCCTCGCCATCACGAGTGGATCCACTG ATTGGAATTCATAGAAGCTATGAGATCTTGTGCAAGACATTTGAATCTGAAGCCAAGTGCAAATTGGAG GAAGGCAACTAA